In one window of Polaromonas naphthalenivorans CJ2 DNA:
- a CDS encoding ion channel, whose translation MVLVIFSCLLLIALTTLMHYEVLSSLNLRLPALAMPSRAKLLVVIFAAFMAHALEIALYGFALFGLVQYVGGVGGLTGAGDSSLQNCLYFSAETYSSLGFGDLIPNGPIRLLAGVEALNGLLLIGWSASYAYIAMERFWGSGSGDGES comes from the coding sequence ATGGTCCTTGTCATTTTTTCCTGCTTACTGCTGATCGCGCTGACGACGCTGATGCATTACGAGGTGCTGAGCAGCCTCAACCTGCGGCTGCCTGCGCTCGCCATGCCCAGCCGGGCCAAGCTGCTGGTGGTGATTTTCGCGGCCTTCATGGCCCATGCGCTGGAAATCGCCCTGTACGGTTTTGCGCTGTTCGGCCTGGTGCAGTACGTCGGCGGCGTCGGCGGCCTGACGGGCGCGGGCGACTCGTCACTGCAGAACTGCCTTTACTTTTCAGCCGAAACCTATTCATCGCTCGGCTTCGGCGACCTGATCCCGAACGGCCCGATCCGGCTGCTGGCCGGCGTCGAGGCGCTGAACGGCCTGCTGCTGATCGGCTGGTCGGCCTCTTATGCCTATATCGCGATGGAGCGTTTCTGGGGCAGCGGCAGCGGGGATGGCGAGTCCTGA
- a CDS encoding DUF4126 domain-containing protein, whose product MQALDTAQLIALAGALGWASGVRLYLVMLLTGLAGYMGWMELPQGLHLLANPVVLGASGFMVFVEFFADKIPGLDSLWDVVHTVIRIPAGAALAAGVFGADSSAMGLAAALVGGTLAATSHAAKATSRAAINTSPEPFTNIGTSLVEDSLVPAGLWLAIAHPLVFIPLLALVLVLSIWLIRLCWRFLTQLFARVARIFSGKPDAGLPPAFTLKSPFSKNDPHV is encoded by the coding sequence ATGCAAGCCCTGGACACCGCTCAACTGATCGCTTTGGCTGGCGCCCTGGGCTGGGCCAGCGGCGTGCGCCTGTATCTGGTGATGCTGCTGACCGGGCTGGCCGGCTACATGGGCTGGATGGAGCTGCCGCAGGGCCTGCACCTGCTGGCCAATCCGGTGGTGCTGGGCGCCAGCGGCTTCATGGTGTTTGTCGAGTTCTTCGCCGACAAGATTCCGGGCCTCGATTCGCTCTGGGACGTGGTGCATACCGTGATCCGCATCCCGGCCGGCGCTGCCCTGGCGGCGGGCGTTTTTGGCGCCGACAGCAGCGCGATGGGGCTGGCAGCCGCCCTGGTCGGCGGCACGCTGGCCGCGACCAGCCATGCGGCCAAGGCCACCAGCCGCGCCGCCATCAACACCTCTCCCGAGCCGTTCACCAACATCGGCACCTCGCTGGTCGAGGACAGCCTGGTTCCGGCGGGGCTGTGGCTGGCGATTGCGCATCCCCTTGTCTTCATTCCCTTGCTGGCGCTGGTGCTGGTGCTCAGCATCTGGCTGATCCGTCTTTGCTGGCGCTTTTTGACCCAGCTGTTTGCCCGCGTGGCGCGTATTTTCAGCGGCAAGCCCGATGCCGGATTGCCGCCCGCTTTTACCCTGAAGTCCCCTTTTTCAAAGAACGACCCCCATGTTTAA
- a CDS encoding DUF1326 domain-containing protein — protein MSSWQITGQYMETCNCAFLCPCITSNLTARPTEGDCKAAVTMHIDKGAKDGIALDGLSFVLILHSPGPMGEGNMTVGLIVDNTASDQQLEAISAIASGSAGGPMAALAPLVSTNAGVERRPIRFEVDGLNYAMSAGELVDQACEGLPSVTDPEQAIGIDNTAHPVNSRLSLAKAKRSRFHAFGIDWEDATGTRNGHFAPFAWAG, from the coding sequence ATGTCTAGCTGGCAAATCACCGGTCAATACATGGAGACCTGCAATTGCGCATTTCTTTGCCCTTGCATTACCTCCAACCTCACGGCACGGCCGACCGAAGGCGACTGCAAGGCTGCGGTCACCATGCACATCGACAAAGGCGCGAAGGACGGCATTGCCCTTGATGGGCTGTCGTTCGTTTTGATCTTGCATTCGCCAGGCCCCATGGGCGAAGGCAACATGACAGTCGGGCTGATCGTCGATAACACCGCTTCGGATCAACAGCTTGAGGCCATCAGCGCCATCGCCAGCGGCTCGGCTGGCGGCCCGATGGCAGCACTGGCACCACTCGTCAGCACGAATGCAGGCGTCGAGCGGCGGCCCATCCGGTTCGAGGTCGACGGGCTGAATTACGCCATGAGCGCAGGCGAGTTGGTGGACCAGGCTTGCGAAGGGCTCCCGAGCGTCACCGATCCCGAACAGGCCATCGGCATCGACAACACCGCGCATCCCGTCAATAGCCGGCTGTCTCTCGCCAAGGCAAAGCGCAGCCGCTTTCACGCTTTCGGCATCGACTGGGAGGACGCAACCGGCACGCGCAACGGCCACTTTGCGCCCTTCGCCTGGGCGGGTTGA
- a CDS encoding carboxyl transferase domain-containing protein, with protein sequence MTTLDTQLNARSADFQANAAAMRALVDDLHVQLAKSAAGGGEVARARHTARGKLLPRDRVQMLLDPGTPFLEVAPLAALGMYKGDAPCAGLIVGIGRVSGVDCMIVCNDATVKGGTYYPLTVKKHLRAQEIAQQNHLTCIYLVDSGGANLPNQDEVFPDRDHFGRIFFNQANMSALGISQIAVVMGSCTAGGAYVPAMSDESIIVKNQGTIFLGGPPLVKAATGEVVTAEDLGGGDVHTRLSGVADHLAQNDMHALALARASVKNLNKNKAFAHAGRAPIAPKFVADELYGVIPVDVRKPFDVREIIARIVDGSDFDEFKARYGTTLVCGFAHIEGMAVGIIANNGILFSESALKATHFIELCCQRKIPLVFLQNITGFMVGRKYENEGIARNGAKMVTAVATAAVPKFTVIIGGSFGAGNYGMCGRAFSPRFLWMWPNARISVMGGDQAAGVLATVKRDGIEGKGGAWTAEEEEHFKAPIRSQYEHQGHPYYATARLWDDGVIDPADTRRVLALGLSASQNAPIPETKFGLFRM encoded by the coding sequence ATGACCACGCTAGACACCCAACTCAACGCCCGTTCCGCCGATTTCCAGGCCAACGCCGCCGCCATGCGCGCGCTGGTGGACGACCTTCATGTGCAGCTCGCCAAATCGGCTGCGGGCGGCGGCGAAGTCGCCCGCGCCCGGCACACGGCGCGCGGCAAGCTGCTGCCGCGCGACCGCGTGCAGATGCTGCTCGACCCCGGAACGCCCTTCCTGGAAGTCGCGCCACTGGCCGCGCTCGGCATGTACAAGGGCGATGCGCCCTGCGCCGGGCTGATCGTCGGCATCGGCCGCGTCAGCGGCGTGGACTGCATGATCGTCTGCAACGACGCCACCGTGAAGGGCGGCACCTACTACCCACTGACCGTCAAGAAGCACCTGCGCGCGCAGGAAATCGCCCAGCAGAACCACCTGACCTGCATCTACCTGGTCGATTCGGGCGGCGCCAATCTGCCCAACCAGGACGAGGTGTTCCCCGACCGCGACCACTTCGGCCGCATCTTCTTCAACCAGGCCAACATGAGCGCGCTCGGCATCTCGCAGATCGCGGTCGTCATGGGCTCGTGCACCGCAGGCGGCGCCTACGTGCCGGCCATGAGCGACGAAAGCATCATCGTCAAGAACCAGGGAACGATTTTCCTGGGTGGCCCGCCGCTGGTGAAGGCCGCGACCGGCGAAGTCGTGACCGCCGAAGACCTGGGCGGCGGCGACGTGCACACCCGGCTCTCGGGCGTGGCCGACCACCTGGCGCAAAACGACATGCATGCGCTGGCGCTGGCGCGGGCTTCGGTGAAGAATTTGAATAAAAATAAGGCTTTTGCGCATGCTGGGCGTGCACCGATAGCTCCTAAATTTGTAGCGGATGAGCTGTACGGCGTGATTCCGGTCGATGTGCGCAAGCCCTTCGACGTGCGCGAAATCATCGCCCGCATCGTCGATGGCAGCGACTTTGACGAGTTCAAGGCGCGCTACGGCACCACGCTGGTCTGCGGCTTCGCGCATATCGAAGGCATGGCCGTCGGCATCATCGCCAACAACGGCATCCTGTTCAGCGAGTCGGCGCTCAAGGCAACGCACTTCATCGAACTGTGCTGCCAGCGCAAGATTCCGCTGGTGTTTTTGCAGAACATCACCGGCTTCATGGTCGGGCGCAAGTACGAAAACGAAGGCATTGCCCGCAACGGCGCCAAGATGGTGACGGCCGTGGCCACGGCGGCGGTGCCGAAGTTCACCGTCATCATCGGCGGCAGCTTTGGCGCGGGCAACTACGGCATGTGCGGCCGGGCGTTCTCACCGCGCTTTTTGTGGATGTGGCCGAACGCACGCATCAGCGTCATGGGCGGCGACCAGGCGGCCGGCGTGCTGGCGACCGTCAAGCGCGACGGCATCGAGGGCAAGGGCGGCGCCTGGACTGCCGAGGAGGAGGAGCATTTCAAGGCGCCGATCCGCAGCCAGTACGAGCACCAGGGCCATCCGTACTACGCCACCGCGCGCCTGTGGGATGACGGCGTGATCGACCCTGCCGACACCCGCCGCGTGCTCGCGCTGGGGCTGAGTGCGTCGCAGAACGCGCCGATTCCCGAAACGAAATTCGGCCTGTTCAGGATGTGA
- a CDS encoding AraC family transcriptional regulator, protein MPELCATPASPRPALEPAITPMAFVQAIALAYERRGLSPAAALAQAQIAPSSLHDASTCITAWQMERLCGTAMQELDDEALGWFSRRLPWGSYGMLARASLSAPSLGVALKRWCRHHGLIADDIALTLSVSGDTALLAITEQRDLGALREFCLVSVLRNILGVACWLIDSRIPLLGAQFPFAAPPHRDVYAVLFSGPTAFDTAPAGLRFDARYLALPLRRDERALQQMLERALPLTVLPYRRDRLLVQRVRQALAANPAQTHSAQALAALVHVSPRTLHRQLKEEGASLQALKDEVRRARALELLLRTRRPIKQVAEAAGFQNEKSFMRAFKTWTGQSPAEFRRGGQGLDSSA, encoded by the coding sequence ATGCCAGAACTTTGCGCCACGCCCGCCAGCCCGCGTCCGGCGCTTGAGCCCGCCATCACGCCGATGGCCTTTGTGCAGGCGATTGCGCTGGCCTACGAGCGCCGCGGCCTGAGCCCGGCCGCCGCGCTGGCGCAGGCACAAATCGCGCCGTCATCGCTGCACGATGCATCGACCTGCATCACCGCCTGGCAGATGGAGCGCCTCTGCGGCACGGCCATGCAGGAACTCGACGACGAGGCGCTGGGCTGGTTCAGCCGGCGCCTGCCCTGGGGCAGCTACGGCATGCTGGCGCGCGCCTCGCTGAGCGCGCCCAGCCTGGGCGTGGCGCTCAAGCGCTGGTGCCGCCACCACGGGCTGATCGCCGACGACATCGCCTTGACGCTTTCGGTATCCGGCGACACCGCCCTGCTGGCGATCACCGAGCAGCGCGATTTGGGCGCCCTGCGCGAGTTTTGCCTGGTCTCGGTGCTGCGCAACATCCTGGGCGTAGCCTGCTGGCTGATTGATTCGCGCATTCCGCTGCTGGGCGCGCAGTTTCCGTTTGCCGCGCCGCCGCACCGGGATGTTTACGCCGTGCTGTTTTCTGGCCCGACCGCATTCGACACCGCGCCGGCCGGCCTGCGCTTTGACGCCAGATACCTGGCGCTGCCGCTGCGGCGCGACGAGCGCGCGCTGCAGCAGATGCTGGAGCGCGCGCTGCCGCTGACGGTGCTGCCCTACCGGCGCGACCGGCTGCTGGTGCAGCGCGTGCGCCAGGCGCTGGCCGCGAATCCGGCGCAAACCCACAGCGCCCAAGCCCTGGCCGCGCTGGTCCATGTCTCGCCGCGCACGCTGCACCGCCAGCTGAAGGAAGAAGGCGCGTCGCTGCAGGCGCTGAAGGATGAGGTGCGGCGCGCGCGGGCGCTGGAGCTGCTACTGCGCACCCGCCGCCCCATCAAGCAGGTCGCCGAGGCCGCCGGTTTCCAGAACGAAAAAAGCTTCATGCGGGCCTTCAAGACCTGGACCGGCCAGTCGCCGGCGGAATTCAGGCGCGGCGGGCAAGGGCTAGACTCCAGCGCTTGA
- a CDS encoding YchJ family protein encodes MTTPCPCGRTSANSAKPAKTQPLPFFACCGPYLNESVPAPDAHALMRSRYSAFVLQRADYLLATWHASTRPAALDFAPGAKWLGLDVRSHRVLDADHAEVEFVARCREAGRATRLHERSRFVRESERWFYVDGDQF; translated from the coding sequence ATGACAACCCCTTGCCCCTGCGGCCGCACCTCAGCGAATTCGGCTAAGCCCGCCAAAACCCAGCCCCTGCCTTTTTTTGCCTGCTGCGGCCCGTACCTGAACGAAAGCGTGCCCGCACCCGACGCCCATGCCCTCATGCGCTCGCGCTACAGCGCCTTCGTGTTGCAGCGGGCCGATTATTTGCTCGCCACCTGGCATGCTTCCACGCGCCCGGCCGCGCTGGACTTTGCGCCCGGCGCGAAATGGCTGGGGCTGGACGTGCGTTCGCACCGCGTGCTGGACGCCGACCATGCCGAAGTCGAGTTCGTCGCCCGCTGCCGCGAAGCGGGCCGCGCCACGCGCCTGCACGAGCGCAGCCGCTTCGTGCGCGAGTCGGAGCGCTGGTTTTACGTCGATGGCGACCAGTTTTAG
- a CDS encoding AMP-binding protein has product MSEEHSVPRPETALLTRSFARGATDVPLIEQPIGAFFDAIAVHQPNHEALVSVHQRRRYTYLELQRETNRLASALLSLGLQPGERVGIWSHNNAEWVLMQLATAKAGLILVNINPAYRTAEVEYALNKVDCKALVTMARFKTSDYLGMLRELAPEWEHGQPGQLESAKLPHLRSVVWIDEAGQGDEQPGLTRFSSLLASGNPDDARLAALAFTLQATDPINIQFTSGTTGFPKGATLTHRNILNNGFFIGEAMKLTPADRLCIPVPLYHCFGMVLGNLACLTHGATIVYPNDGFDALSVLQTVQDERCTGLHGVPTMFIAELDHPRFAEFDLSTLRTGIMAGSPCPTEVMKRVVNSMNLGQITIAYGMTETSPVSCQSSIDTPLAKRVSTVGLVQPHLEIKIIDPESGEIVLPGVSGEFCTRGYSVMHGYWDDPARTAESIDADGWMHTGDLATMDFEGYVNIVGRIKDMVIRGGENIYPREIEEFLYRHPKVQDVQVVGLPDKRYGEELCAWIVTRPGETLSEDEIRAFCKGQIAHYKVPRYIRFVPGFPMTVTGKIQKFRIRDEMKTQLGLEEDKTA; this is encoded by the coding sequence ATGAGCGAAGAACATTCCGTGCCCCGTCCGGAAACAGCCCTGCTGACGCGCAGCTTTGCGCGCGGCGCCACCGACGTGCCGCTGATCGAGCAGCCCATAGGCGCATTTTTTGACGCCATCGCGGTGCACCAGCCGAACCATGAAGCGCTGGTCAGCGTTCACCAGCGCCGCCGCTACACCTACCTTGAACTCCAGCGCGAGACCAATCGCCTGGCCAGCGCGCTGCTCAGCCTGGGCCTGCAGCCCGGCGAGCGCGTCGGCATCTGGTCGCACAACAACGCCGAATGGGTCTTGATGCAGCTGGCCACGGCCAAGGCCGGGCTGATCCTGGTCAACATCAACCCGGCCTACCGCACCGCCGAAGTCGAGTACGCGCTGAACAAGGTCGATTGCAAGGCGCTGGTCACCATGGCGCGCTTCAAGACCAGCGACTACCTCGGCATGCTGCGCGAACTGGCGCCCGAGTGGGAACACGGCCAGCCCGGCCAGCTTGAATCCGCCAAGCTGCCGCACCTGCGCAGCGTGGTCTGGATCGACGAAGCCGGGCAGGGCGATGAGCAGCCCGGATTGACACGCTTCTCAAGCCTGCTGGCCAGCGGCAACCCCGACGACGCCCGGCTGGCCGCTTTGGCCTTCACGCTCCAGGCGACCGACCCGATCAACATCCAGTTCACCAGCGGCACCACCGGCTTCCCCAAGGGCGCGACGCTGACGCACCGCAACATCCTGAACAACGGCTTTTTCATCGGCGAGGCGATGAAGCTCACGCCGGCCGACCGCCTGTGCATTCCGGTGCCGCTGTACCACTGCTTCGGCATGGTGCTGGGCAACCTGGCTTGTTTGACGCACGGCGCGACCATCGTCTATCCGAACGACGGCTTTGACGCTTTAAGCGTGCTGCAGACCGTGCAGGACGAGCGCTGCACCGGCCTGCACGGCGTGCCGACGATGTTCATCGCCGAACTCGACCATCCGCGCTTTGCCGAGTTCGATTTGTCCACCTTGCGCACCGGCATCATGGCCGGCTCGCCGTGCCCGACCGAGGTGATGAAGCGCGTGGTGAACAGCATGAACCTGGGCCAGATCACGATTGCCTACGGCATGACCGAAACCAGCCCGGTCAGCTGCCAAAGCTCGATTGACACGCCTTTGGCCAAGCGCGTCTCGACCGTCGGCCTGGTGCAGCCGCACCTCGAAATCAAGATCATCGACCCCGAGAGCGGCGAGATCGTTCTGCCCGGCGTGTCGGGCGAATTCTGCACGCGCGGCTATTCGGTCATGCACGGCTACTGGGACGACCCGGCGCGCACGGCGGAATCGATTGACGCCGACGGCTGGATGCACACCGGCGACCTGGCGACCATGGACTTTGAGGGCTACGTCAACATCGTCGGCCGCATCAAGGACATGGTGATTCGCGGCGGCGAGAACATCTACCCGCGCGAGATCGAGGAGTTCCTCTACCGCCATCCCAAGGTGCAGGATGTGCAGGTCGTCGGCCTGCCCGACAAGCGCTACGGCGAGGAACTGTGCGCCTGGATCGTCACGCGCCCCGGCGAAACCTTGAGCGAAGACGAGATTCGCGCCTTCTGCAAGGGCCAGATCGCGCACTACAAGGTGCCGCGCTACATCCGCTTCGTGCCGGGCTTCCCGATGACGGTGACCGGCAAGATCCAGAAGTTCAGGATTCGCGACGAAATGAAAACCCAGCTCGGGCTGGAAGAAGACAAAACCGCCTGA
- a CDS encoding DUF2182 domain-containing protein yields MRQQKPDSANKTPQGLLTLATRQPKLATGILAISVIGWLFLAWIAVDMSQPFAQLTMPDSSQWGAASVLAIWTMWALMMAAMMLPSALPMILTFVDLGVRTAEPARGRSFVAAYLFVWFAFSAGATAAQWVLQAMGWVNPMIVSSSALLTALLLLIAGAYQFSRLKQVCLSRCRTPMGFLLGEWRAGVYGAFVMGVRHGLFCVGCCWALMALLFVGGVMNLAWVAALSITVAIEKLAPRGERLASALGLGLIAAGLAKLLVLVS; encoded by the coding sequence ATGCGACAGCAAAAGCCTGATTCGGCGAATAAGACGCCACAAGGCCTGCTCACCCTCGCTACGCGGCAGCCAAAGCTGGCGACCGGGATTCTTGCCATCAGCGTGATCGGCTGGTTGTTTTTGGCCTGGATCGCGGTCGATATGAGCCAGCCGTTTGCGCAGTTGACGATGCCGGACTCCTCACAATGGGGTGCTGCGAGCGTGCTTGCGATCTGGACCATGTGGGCACTCATGATGGCCGCGATGATGTTGCCGTCGGCACTGCCAATGATCCTGACCTTCGTCGATCTGGGGGTGCGTACCGCAGAGCCGGCGCGAGGACGCAGCTTCGTTGCCGCCTACCTGTTCGTCTGGTTTGCCTTCAGCGCCGGAGCCACCGCCGCACAGTGGGTACTGCAAGCCATGGGCTGGGTCAATCCGATGATCGTCAGTTCCTCGGCGTTGCTGACTGCGCTGTTGCTGCTCATCGCCGGTGCCTATCAGTTTTCGCGCCTCAAACAGGTATGCCTTTCGCGTTGCCGCACACCGATGGGTTTCTTGCTCGGGGAGTGGCGCGCTGGCGTGTACGGCGCCTTCGTGATGGGGGTACGGCATGGCCTGTTCTGCGTAGGCTGCTGCTGGGCGCTGATGGCCCTGCTTTTCGTGGGTGGCGTCATGAACCTCGCCTGGGTCGCAGCGCTGTCGATTACCGTTGCGATTGAAAAATTGGCGCCGAGAGGAGAACGACTGGCGTCAGCCCTTGGGCTTGGGCTGATTGCAGCGGGTCTTGCCAAATTGCTGGTTCTCGTGAGCTAA
- a CDS encoding HAD family hydrolase, translating to MKFEAILFDCDGVLVDSEPITNGVLRDMLEEGGWSLTPAECMRVFVGKAVRDERLLIEAKTGQPLTEDWMAEFYARRNRELQARLTAIAGAHEAVAAAHAHVAERIACASGADRFKVEMQLAQVGLMDYFAGRIFSGHEMPRSKPAPDVYLAAAAHLGAAGARCLVIEDTTTGVTAGIAAGATVWAYCPQPEQGAVLRQAGASQLFAHMAELPGLLAAV from the coding sequence ATGAAATTCGAAGCAATCCTGTTTGACTGCGACGGCGTGCTGGTGGACAGCGAACCGATCACCAACGGCGTGCTGCGCGACATGCTCGAAGAAGGCGGCTGGTCGCTCACGCCTGCCGAGTGCATGCGGGTGTTCGTCGGCAAGGCGGTGCGCGACGAGCGCCTGCTGATCGAAGCCAAAACCGGCCAGCCACTGACCGAGGACTGGATGGCCGAGTTCTACGCGCGGCGCAACCGCGAGCTGCAGGCGCGTCTGACGGCCATCGCGGGCGCGCACGAGGCCGTGGCGGCGGCGCACGCCCATGTGGCCGAGCGCATCGCCTGCGCGTCGGGCGCTGACCGCTTCAAGGTCGAAATGCAGCTGGCGCAGGTCGGGCTGATGGATTATTTTGCGGGCCGCATCTTCAGCGGCCACGAGATGCCGCGCTCCAAGCCCGCGCCCGATGTGTACCTGGCCGCTGCCGCGCACCTGGGCGCGGCGGGTGCGCGCTGCCTGGTGATCGAGGACACGACGACCGGCGTGACGGCTGGCATCGCCGCCGGGGCCACGGTCTGGGCGTATTGCCCGCAGCCTGAACAGGGCGCGGTCTTGAGGCAGGCCGGCGCGAGCCAGCTGTTTGCGCATATGGCCGAGTTGCCGGGGCTTTTGGCCGCCGTTTGA
- a CDS encoding DinB family protein, with the protein MNLNVYFATLARYNVWATQRLLEAVADVPDDGYRCDAGLFFRSIHGTLAHLLVGEHQLWFRRFAEGVSPVVALDADLVPERQALAAQLLAGARRWEPLVASLPPERFDGLLNYTTMRGQPASLPFAATLGHVFNHGTHHRGQITAALTALGRPCPELDMVYFLQTQPHQESPA; encoded by the coding sequence ATGAACCTCAATGTTTATTTCGCCACCCTGGCGCGCTACAACGTCTGGGCCACGCAGCGGCTGCTGGAGGCGGTGGCCGATGTACCGGATGACGGCTACCGGTGCGATGCGGGCCTGTTCTTTCGCAGCATCCACGGCACGCTGGCCCATCTGCTGGTGGGCGAGCACCAGCTGTGGTTTCGCCGCTTTGCCGAAGGCGTCTCGCCCGTGGTGGCGCTCGATGCGGACCTGGTGCCCGAGCGGCAGGCGCTGGCCGCGCAGCTGCTGGCCGGGGCGCGCCGCTGGGAGCCGCTGGTTGCCAGCCTGCCGCCCGAGCGCTTCGACGGCCTGCTGAACTACACCACCATGCGCGGCCAGCCGGCTTCGCTGCCGTTTGCCGCCACGCTGGGGCATGTCTTCAATCACGGCACGCACCATCGCGGCCAGATCACGGCCGCACTCACCGCACTGGGCCGGCCTTGCCCGGAGCTGGACATGGTGTATTTTTTGCAAACCCAGCCACACCAGGAGTCACCCGCATGA
- a CDS encoding enoyl-CoA hydratase/isomerase family protein: MSASLEISYDGAVARITLNRPDVRNAFNDEVIAELTAAFQEMAARAEVRAVVLAAIGPAFCAGADLNWMRRMADYTRDENLLDAAALAEMLRVMYECPKPTIARIQGDVYAGGMGLVAACDMAVSVDTANYCLSEVKLGLIPATISPYVIRAMGARAAHRYFLTAERFDAKEAHRIGFVHEVVGADALDAKVAELTNALSSASPNAVRSCKTLVQEVAGQGIEAPLIGRTVEGIADIRTSSEGREGVQAFLQKRKPSWLA, from the coding sequence ATGAGCGCCAGCCTTGAAATTTCTTATGACGGCGCCGTGGCCCGCATCACGCTCAACCGCCCCGACGTGCGCAATGCCTTCAACGACGAGGTCATTGCCGAACTCACGGCAGCCTTTCAGGAAATGGCCGCGCGCGCCGAGGTGCGCGCCGTGGTGCTGGCCGCCATCGGCCCGGCCTTTTGTGCCGGCGCCGATTTGAACTGGATGCGCCGCATGGCCGACTACACGCGCGACGAAAACCTGCTTGATGCGGCCGCGCTGGCCGAGATGCTGCGTGTGATGTACGAATGCCCCAAGCCGACGATTGCCCGCATCCAGGGCGATGTGTATGCCGGCGGCATGGGCCTGGTGGCCGCCTGCGACATGGCCGTCAGCGTCGATACGGCGAACTATTGCCTGAGCGAGGTCAAGCTGGGGCTGATTCCAGCCACCATCAGCCCGTATGTGATCCGCGCCATGGGCGCGCGGGCGGCGCACCGCTACTTCTTGACGGCCGAGCGCTTCGATGCGAAGGAAGCGCACCGCATCGGCTTCGTGCATGAAGTGGTCGGCGCCGACGCGCTTGATGCCAAGGTGGCGGAACTGACGAACGCCCTTAGCAGCGCCAGCCCGAACGCCGTGCGCAGCTGCAAGACGCTGGTGCAGGAAGTGGCTGGGCAGGGCATCGAGGCGCCGCTGATCGGCCGCACCGTCGAAGGTATTGCCGACATCCGCACCAGCAGCGAAGGCCGGGAGGGCGTTCAGGCCTTTCTGCAAAAACGCAAGCCGTCCTGGCTGGCTTGA